In one Zobellia galactanivorans genomic region, the following are encoded:
- a CDS encoding Calx-beta domain-containing protein, with protein MFHNNIRYFYIFIAMLFSLQLFAQETYRDNFSSVSYSNNNGSSNFSTDWIETGDTNGGPASQYIRISTNRLELYYIWSETIRRSANLNGAATATLSFTYGAISLTGGAALGVEVSNNGGASYTTVGTISGNNTSGTFSRDISSYISATTTIRLAKSGTNWSNNDYALIDNFLITATFPPPLPVIEIDDVTVDEDAGNATFIVRHTGANATAPYTLNYRTVNGSAIDGSDYTSRTGVLNFNGSTGDTETITVPILDDGTMENPENFTVEFTLSSDSQIDISDTATATIIDDDALIMTNGGNATTCSDTFFDPGGLSNYGNNQDMTYTICPDTADTYININFSSFEIVSGDVLYIYEGSNTSGTLIGQYDSANVPTSINSSHSSGCLTFRFVSNGSNTGAGWEAEINCFPDGPIIVIDDITFDEDVGNAVFTVRSTRAAHGRNIFLFGFVEVPFTVDFRTVDGLALAGSDYTASSGTLTFTGELNNIQTISVPIANDGVPEYAEDFDIEFTGANAQYAVVNYNEKGKGTINSQILANDPLTLFQEFDGYYDYTTTGGTLRTSPNGASPCAVTTSSSNSLVSPVPATASVERAYLYWSHSSTVRDPDVIFEGQSVSANFLYQTSLGNRNFFGYVSDVTTIVQGISNLSGNVFDFSGLTINNTGEYCTTSTVLGGWALMVFYEDRSLPAVNINLYQGFDGLSNDGNSFTLDSFYAISGTGAKASFLSWEGDPDLNGSSSGSTNPEELSITNQRNQNFILTGDGGQTGNNSYNSTIYDNTVGPPVYNNASTYGVDLDTYDISSFIQTADSEVTANVDVGQDFVISAAVVLKVPSNLIAGRVFEDVNYPGGPGRNQLTTGGIGISGAIVELFDSSGNFIQRKNTEANGNYSFGGMADGDYFVKVVSSTVRSTRDNGANCSNCYPVQTYRTEVVSSSIVDVINEVGGADPKAGQDVSLGVFNNAQSISPVEVAGNGVVGIDFGFNFNTIVNTNETGQGSLTQFIKNSNGIGEVGLDIEANGLFDPGAGEDTSIFMIPTTGDPLGRTADTNFANGYFNITMSNPNEFPIVSGTNTVIDGRTQTAYSGNTNAGTVGSGGTGVGVSNTILPDFDRPEIELYSANGDVLQLNGTNVEVRNIAVRAGDNAGVKVEGGSATVSHNLLGVNALGNASGDIDYGVEVTGGITTIEGNYIARNTDEGILVNGGTSTVIQNNHITDNGSNACFDNIKVSGGSGILIQQNLIDKAASLGIDGEGISGGLTITENTIVNSGQDGGKCTGDDANAGIRLDGSNSTLTQNIIASNGGAGVVLGGGNTSGNLISRNAIYANGTASPALGIDLDASDSMGDGVTINDSGDTDNGPNGLLNFPIITGAYLSGTNLVIEGWSRPGATLELFATDINEGSAAIGDNKLGMTYDYGEGQIYLATMVEGGPIDTDSQVTTYTDDDNNTDNTNKFKFSIPAPPGISLGKSVTTTATLANTTSEFSPLSIVKAYTVITNRRITYRVKKN; from the coding sequence ATGTTCCATAATAACATAAGGTACTTCTACATTTTTATAGCGATGTTGTTCTCGTTACAGCTGTTCGCGCAAGAAACCTATAGGGACAATTTTAGCAGTGTTTCTTACTCCAACAACAATGGTAGTTCCAACTTTAGTACGGATTGGATCGAAACAGGGGACACGAATGGTGGACCGGCAAGTCAGTATATTCGAATAAGTACTAACCGGCTCGAGCTTTATTATATTTGGTCGGAAACCATACGTCGATCGGCCAACTTAAATGGTGCGGCAACGGCAACCCTAAGTTTCACTTATGGAGCCATAAGCCTTACGGGAGGCGCGGCACTCGGCGTGGAGGTTTCCAATAATGGCGGGGCGTCTTATACAACAGTGGGGACGATTAGTGGAAATAATACTTCAGGGACCTTCAGTCGAGATATTTCAAGCTATATTTCGGCGACCACAACCATTCGATTGGCAAAATCTGGAACGAATTGGAGTAATAACGATTATGCCCTTATTGATAATTTTCTGATTACGGCAACTTTTCCGCCACCACTACCTGTAATTGAAATAGATGATGTTACGGTAGATGAAGATGCCGGTAATGCTACTTTCATCGTTAGACATACAGGGGCAAATGCCACGGCGCCATATACTTTAAATTATCGAACGGTAAATGGTTCCGCTATCGATGGTAGCGACTACACCTCTAGAACAGGTGTTTTGAACTTTAATGGATCTACAGGTGATACCGAAACCATAACTGTTCCTATTCTTGACGATGGAACTATGGAGAATCCCGAAAATTTTACGGTGGAATTTACCTTGTCATCCGATTCCCAGATAGACATTAGCGATACGGCTACGGCTACTATTATAGACGATGACGCCTTAATTATGACCAATGGGGGTAATGCTACCACATGTAGTGATACTTTTTTTGATCCGGGCGGACTTTCAAATTACGGCAATAACCAAGATATGACGTATACCATATGTCCGGATACGGCCGATACGTACATTAATATCAACTTTTCCAGTTTTGAAATCGTTTCCGGTGATGTTCTTTACATTTATGAAGGTTCGAATACGAGTGGAACGCTAATAGGGCAGTACGATAGTGCTAACGTTCCTACGAGTATTAACTCTTCCCATTCATCAGGATGCTTAACTTTTAGGTTTGTTTCCAATGGAAGCAATACGGGAGCTGGTTGGGAAGCTGAAATCAATTGTTTTCCAGACGGACCGATTATTGTAATTGACGATATTACTTTTGATGAAGATGTAGGTAATGCCGTATTTACGGTAAGGTCGACACGAGCGGCCCATGGAAGAAACATTTTCTTGTTTGGATTCGTAGAAGTTCCTTTTACGGTCGATTTTAGGACCGTGGACGGACTTGCCTTGGCAGGAAGCGATTATACCGCAAGCTCCGGCACATTGACTTTTACGGGAGAGCTGAACAATATTCAGACCATATCGGTGCCAATAGCCAATGATGGTGTACCCGAATATGCCGAGGATTTTGATATAGAGTTTACCGGAGCCAATGCTCAGTATGCCGTAGTGAACTATAATGAAAAAGGGAAAGGTACCATCAACTCACAAATCTTGGCAAATGACCCTTTGACCTTGTTTCAAGAATTTGATGGGTATTACGATTATACCACCACGGGAGGTACGTTGCGTACCAGTCCTAATGGGGCTAGTCCTTGTGCGGTTACTACATCGTCGTCCAATAGTTTGGTATCCCCTGTTCCGGCAACGGCGTCAGTAGAACGGGCTTATTTGTATTGGTCGCATTCTAGTACGGTACGGGATCCCGATGTAATCTTTGAAGGACAGAGTGTATCGGCTAATTTTTTGTATCAAACTTCGTTGGGTAACAGAAACTTTTTTGGGTATGTGAGTGATGTAACCACAATTGTTCAAGGTATATCTAATTTATCGGGCAACGTCTTCGATTTTAGTGGTCTTACGATTAATAATACGGGAGAATATTGTACTACAAGTACGGTGTTAGGGGGCTGGGCGCTAATGGTGTTTTATGAAGACCGTTCCTTGCCGGCCGTAAACATTAACTTATATCAAGGTTTTGACGGATTAAGTAATGACGGTAACTCATTTACCTTAGATTCGTTTTATGCCATTTCTGGCACTGGAGCTAAAGCTTCTTTCTTATCATGGGAAGGCGATCCGGATCTTAATGGTTCAAGTTCGGGTTCTACCAACCCGGAAGAACTGTCCATTACCAACCAGCGTAACCAAAACTTTATACTTACGGGCGATGGTGGCCAAACCGGTAATAACTCTTATAATTCTACAATTTACGATAACACTGTAGGGCCACCCGTTTATAATAATGCCAGTACCTATGGTGTAGATTTAGATACCTATGATATCTCCTCATTTATTCAAACTGCGGATAGTGAGGTAACGGCCAACGTAGATGTAGGTCAAGATTTTGTTATTTCCGCAGCTGTAGTCTTAAAAGTTCCATCAAATTTGATTGCAGGACGTGTTTTTGAGGATGTTAATTATCCTGGAGGTCCGGGTCGAAACCAATTGACTACGGGCGGGATAGGAATTTCGGGGGCAATCGTAGAACTCTTCGATTCCTCGGGCAACTTCATCCAAAGAAAAAATACCGAGGCGAACGGGAATTACTCGTTCGGGGGGATGGCCGATGGTGACTACTTTGTAAAAGTGGTAAGTTCGACGGTAAGGTCCACAAGGGACAATGGGGCCAATTGCTCGAATTGTTATCCGGTACAGACTTATAGGACCGAAGTCGTTTCTAGCAGTATTGTAGATGTCATTAATGAGGTTGGTGGGGCCGACCCAAAAGCAGGGCAAGATGTATCGCTAGGTGTTTTTAACAATGCACAGAGTATATCACCGGTTGAAGTGGCAGGTAATGGTGTCGTGGGAATCGATTTCGGCTTCAACTTCAATACCATTGTGAATACCAATGAAACCGGACAAGGTTCATTGACCCAATTTATTAAGAATTCCAATGGTATAGGTGAAGTAGGCTTAGATATTGAAGCTAATGGTCTATTTGATCCGGGAGCTGGTGAAGATACCTCAATTTTTATGATACCCACTACCGGAGATCCCTTGGGCAGAACGGCCGACACTAATTTTGCTAACGGATATTTCAATATTACCATGTCAAATCCCAATGAATTTCCTATTGTATCCGGTACGAATACGGTTATCGACGGTCGTACGCAAACGGCTTATTCGGGAAATACCAATGCGGGAACCGTAGGTTCCGGGGGAACAGGGGTTGGCGTTTCGAATACCATTTTACCTGATTTCGATAGACCTGAAATTGAACTTTATAGCGCAAATGGCGATGTCCTCCAATTGAATGGCACCAATGTGGAAGTACGTAATATTGCCGTTCGTGCGGGTGATAATGCCGGAGTAAAGGTTGAAGGTGGTTCGGCTACCGTATCGCATAACTTATTAGGAGTCAATGCCCTTGGTAATGCATCTGGTGATATTGATTATGGGGTAGAAGTTACAGGTGGTATAACGACCATAGAGGGCAACTACATTGCAAGAAACACTGATGAGGGTATTTTGGTCAACGGAGGAACGTCTACCGTTATTCAAAACAACCATATAACCGATAATGGAAGCAATGCGTGTTTTGATAATATAAAAGTAAGTGGGGGATCGGGTATTTTGATCCAACAGAATTTAATAGATAAGGCAGCTTCCTTAGGAATTGATGGCGAAGGAATTTCGGGTGGACTCACGATTACGGAAAATACAATAGTAAATTCAGGCCAAGACGGTGGTAAGTGTACCGGAGATGATGCCAATGCCGGCATTCGTCTCGATGGAAGCAATTCTACCCTGACCCAGAATATAATCGCTTCAAATGGAGGCGCCGGTGTTGTTCTTGGAGGGGGGAATACCTCGGGCAACCTAATTTCTAGAAACGCTATTTATGCGAATGGAACCGCTAGTCCGGCATTAGGTATCGATTTAGATGCATCCGACAGTATGGGAGATGGGGTCACTATTAACGATTCAGGTGATACCGATAATGGCCCTAATGGACTTCTAAATTTTCCGATAATCACTGGGGCTTATCTTTCCGGAACCAATCTTGTCATTGAAGGATGGTCAAGGCCAGGGGCAACTTTAGAACTGTTTGCAACCGACATTAATGAGGGGTCTGCCGCCATTGGAGATAATAAGTTGGGAATGACATACGATTATGGTGAAGGACAAATATATCTTGCCACTATGGTCGAAGGTGGCCCGATAGACACCGATTCACAGGTTACGACCTATACCGATGATGACAATAATACCGATAACACCAATAAGTTTAAGTTCAGTATACCTGCTCCGCCAGGTATTAGCCTAGGAAAATCGGTAACTACAACGGCTACCTTGGCCAATACTACTTCTGAGTTTTCTCCCCTAAGCATTGTTAAAGCGTATACCGTAATTACAAACCGTAGAATAACCTACCGGGTAAAGAAGAATTAA
- a CDS encoding OmpA family protein — protein MIKKIHILFVLVFLMGVSGFAQEKLITKANEKYDEYSFSPAIDIYKKVLDRGYVSADLLKKLGNSYYYNADYEDAANTYKRLVDEYPDETGPEYYFRYAQTLKTLEDYETSKVIMAKFLEVTSDDVRANTYKSEEDYLNDIKKNSGRYNVLPFQYNSPYSEFAPSFYKKGLIFSSDRDTGNFARYRHTWNSKDFLDLYKVNADSASNGFVTKLGDQLNTRLHESTSVVTKDGQTLYFTRNNYKEGKYVKDGNGIIRLKIFKAVMSEEGLWSNIEELPFNSDDYSIAHPTLSADEKTLYFASDMPGSFGESDIFKVAINEDGSYGTPENLGDVINTEARETFPFVTSKDILYFSSDGHPGLGGLDIFATKIDDGRFDGTVMNVGEPVNGRMDDFTFIFDEDTREGYFASNRSEGQGADDIYAFLETKPLLIDCEQAVSGVVRDKISNEPLVGASVKVIDENNEEIMSAITDAEGKYNLTVDCTQGNFVRAMTEGYIPSEEYLGKSDGAPKTIDFFLERSSISAGFGDDLAKLLQLSTIYFDFDKYNIRKDSEIEVEKVIAAMEKYSSLRIKVNSHTDSRGKDSYNLWLSQKRAEATVNYMISKGIAKERLEGEGFGETKLINKCANGVKCSDKDHELNRRSEFIILE, from the coding sequence ATGATAAAAAAAATACACATTCTATTTGTTTTGGTCTTTTTGATGGGTGTTAGTGGTTTTGCCCAAGAAAAATTAATAACCAAAGCCAATGAAAAATATGACGAGTACTCCTTTAGTCCGGCTATCGACATTTACAAAAAAGTGCTCGATCGCGGATATGTTTCGGCAGACTTATTAAAGAAACTGGGGAACTCCTACTATTATAATGCAGATTACGAAGATGCTGCCAATACCTATAAAAGGCTGGTAGATGAATATCCTGACGAAACGGGTCCTGAGTATTACTTTAGGTATGCCCAAACCTTGAAGACTTTAGAAGATTATGAAACTTCCAAAGTAATAATGGCGAAGTTTCTAGAAGTCACTTCAGATGATGTTAGGGCCAATACCTACAAAAGCGAAGAAGACTATTTAAACGATATCAAGAAAAATTCCGGTAGGTACAACGTATTGCCATTTCAATACAATTCACCTTACTCCGAGTTTGCCCCGTCTTTTTACAAGAAGGGACTCATCTTTTCTTCGGATAGGGATACCGGTAACTTTGCGCGCTACCGTCACACCTGGAATTCAAAAGACTTCTTAGACCTTTACAAAGTTAATGCCGATAGTGCCTCCAATGGATTCGTAACCAAGTTGGGCGATCAACTTAATACGAGATTGCACGAGTCTACATCGGTAGTTACCAAAGATGGTCAAACACTTTATTTTACCCGTAACAATTATAAGGAAGGTAAATATGTAAAAGATGGTAATGGAATCATTCGTCTTAAGATCTTTAAGGCGGTTATGTCTGAAGAAGGGCTTTGGTCTAATATAGAAGAACTGCCTTTTAATAGCGATGATTATTCCATAGCGCATCCTACATTGAGCGCTGATGAAAAAACATTGTATTTTGCTTCCGATATGCCCGGCTCATTTGGGGAGTCCGATATTTTTAAGGTAGCCATAAATGAAGATGGAAGCTATGGAACGCCTGAAAATCTAGGGGACGTAATCAATACGGAAGCTAGGGAAACCTTTCCTTTTGTAACCAGTAAGGATATTTTATACTTCTCTTCCGATGGACATCCAGGACTGGGTGGTCTTGATATTTTTGCAACGAAGATAGACGATGGAAGGTTCGATGGCACCGTAATGAATGTAGGGGAGCCCGTTAATGGCCGAATGGACGATTTTACGTTCATCTTTGACGAAGATACCCGAGAAGGTTACTTCGCCTCAAACCGCTCGGAAGGTCAAGGAGCAGATGATATTTATGCTTTTCTTGAAACTAAACCACTACTTATCGACTGTGAACAAGCTGTATCTGGGGTCGTAAGGGATAAAATATCCAATGAGCCCTTGGTTGGGGCTTCTGTAAAGGTTATTGATGAAAATAACGAAGAAATTATGTCTGCCATCACCGATGCGGAAGGTAAATATAATTTGACCGTAGATTGTACCCAGGGCAATTTTGTAAGGGCAATGACCGAAGGTTATATACCTTCCGAAGAATACTTGGGAAAATCTGATGGAGCACCTAAAACTATCGATTTCTTCTTGGAAAGAAGCTCTATCAGTGCCGGATTTGGAGATGATTTGGCCAAGTTGTTACAACTTAGTACCATCTATTTTGACTTCGATAAGTACAATATTCGAAAAGATTCGGAGATAGAAGTGGAAAAAGTTATTGCGGCCATGGAGAAGTATTCGAGTTTAAGAATCAAGGTGAACTCGCATACCGATAGTAGGGGGAAAGATTCGTACAACCTATGGCTTTCCCAAAAGAGGGCAGAAGCTACGGTCAACTATATGATCAGTAAGGGTATTGCCAAAGAGCGACTGGAAGGCGAAGGTTTTGGGGAAACCAAACTCATAAACAAATGCGCCAATGGTGTAAAATGTTCCGATAAGGATCATGAGCTGAACCGACGTTCCGAATTTATCATTCTCGAATAG
- a CDS encoding PorP/SprF family type IX secretion system membrane protein, whose translation MIIKNKLLAALFLVLVYCQTASAQQDAQYTQYMFNTMSVNPAYAGSRGQLSIAGLYRSQWVGLDGSPETFTINLHSPIRNSNVGYGLSVVNDKIGEGTVQETYIDGLISYSIDVSLKGKLSFGLKLGGNILNLDFEQLRQRPGFEEAVGTDNIENKFSPNVGLGMYYHTNKFYAGLSAPNLLEVEHFDSADSDANQIDFLAKDRVNFYLITGYVFDLNDNLMFKPALLTKVVGGAPLQVDVSANFLFAEKFSFGAAYRWDAAVSALAGFQISDQIMLGLAYDKETTDFGSTQYNSGSFEIFLRWELVKSFEKLVSPRFF comes from the coding sequence ATGATTATAAAAAACAAGCTACTAGCGGCCCTATTCTTGGTGTTGGTCTATTGTCAAACGGCTTCCGCCCAGCAAGATGCCCAATACACTCAGTACATGTTCAATACGATGAGCGTTAACCCAGCCTACGCGGGCTCTAGGGGGCAGCTCAGCATCGCGGGCCTTTACAGGTCACAGTGGGTAGGTTTAGACGGTTCGCCCGAAACCTTTACCATTAACTTGCATTCTCCCATTCGAAATAGTAATGTGGGATACGGCCTGTCGGTAGTAAACGACAAAATAGGGGAAGGAACCGTTCAGGAAACGTATATAGACGGATTGATTTCTTATTCAATCGATGTTTCCCTTAAAGGAAAACTATCTTTTGGCCTAAAATTGGGGGGTAACATCCTGAACCTCGATTTTGAACAATTACGACAGCGACCAGGGTTTGAAGAAGCCGTAGGAACGGATAATATTGAAAACAAGTTTTCCCCGAACGTTGGTTTGGGTATGTATTATCACACCAATAAGTTTTATGCCGGTCTTTCCGCACCCAATTTATTGGAGGTAGAGCATTTTGATTCTGCCGATTCCGATGCCAATCAAATCGACTTTTTGGCAAAAGACCGTGTGAACTTCTATTTGATTACCGGTTACGTATTTGATTTGAACGATAACCTCATGTTCAAACCGGCCCTTTTGACAAAGGTCGTCGGTGGTGCACCTCTTCAGGTAGATGTGTCGGCCAACTTCCTCTTTGCGGAAAAGTTTTCCTTCGGAGCCGCTTACAGATGGGATGCCGCAGTAAGTGCCTTGGCAGGATTTCAGATATCTGACCAAATTATGTTAGGTTTGGCCTATGATAAAGAAACAACCGACTTTGGCAGTACACAATATAACTCAGGGTCTTTCGAAATTTTTCTAAGATGGGAATTGGTGAAATCCTTTGAAAAACTGGTTTCTCCTCGTTTCTTCTAA